The Rhizosphaericola mali genome has a window encoding:
- a CDS encoding glycoside hydrolase family protein, with protein sequence MLDGLTGIAIIFFLLAKYRNDKIAEEKGVFLLEWVSENGANANDLNFGTGLTGIGWAIEWLVQNGLMTDTNTDEILDPIDSLLYNIVSYSKDENFSLLTGTLGKIEYFRRRAMSNNPGTHRYKTIGHLECIVLLLDDLANQIPEIINLYEDKDKYCNNIIMKNSLFDLGSILTSISSININTNTPTLGHILFNGIKYCEAILSNAKFNNSQKDEQYSLDITYLATTYLISAKNKKNKYWEERAIGYTNDFIQFMPDNTKLTMKQLFQKMNIYCMLYIYLRETSYSSIIEELKDLLYTFKLPFTLFEGKGTLVLAELCLEAPDLIQQWYELFFFA encoded by the coding sequence GTGTTAGATGGTTTAACAGGAATTGCAATTATTTTTTTTTTACTAGCAAAATATAGAAATGATAAAATAGCAGAAGAAAAAGGTGTTTTTTTATTAGAATGGGTTAGTGAAAATGGAGCTAATGCAAATGATTTAAACTTTGGAACAGGTCTAACAGGCATAGGATGGGCAATCGAATGGTTGGTTCAAAACGGATTAATGACAGATACAAATACAGACGAAATTTTAGACCCAATAGATAGCCTTTTATATAACATAGTTTCATACAGCAAAGACGAAAATTTTTCGCTATTAACTGGTACATTAGGGAAAATTGAATATTTCCGAAGGAGAGCGATGAGTAACAATCCTGGAACTCACAGATACAAAACGATTGGACATTTAGAGTGTATAGTATTACTACTTGACGATCTAGCTAACCAAATACCTGAAATTATAAATTTGTACGAGGATAAAGACAAATATTGCAATAATATCATAATGAAAAATTCACTGTTTGACTTAGGCTCAATTTTGACATCAATTTCATCAATAAACATAAATACAAATACTCCTACATTGGGACATATATTATTCAATGGCATAAAATATTGCGAAGCTATTTTGTCGAACGCCAAATTTAATAATTCCCAAAAAGATGAGCAATACAGTTTAGATATAACATATTTGGCTACTACATATTTAATATCAGCAAAAAATAAGAAAAATAAATACTGGGAAGAAAGGGCAATTGGCTATACTAATGACTTTATTCAATTTATGCCAGACAATACGAAGTTGACAATGAAACAACTTTTCCAAAAAATGAATATTTATTGTATGTTGTATATTTATTTAAGAGAGACTAGTTACTCTTCTATAATAGAAGAGCTAAAAGATTTGTTGTATACTTTTAAATTGCCATTCACATTATTCGAAGGAAAAGGCACATTGGTTCTTGCAGAATTATGTTTGGAGGCTCCAGATTTAATTCAACAATGGTACGAATTATTTTTTTTCGCCTAA